Genomic DNA from Candidatus Hydrogenedentota bacterium:
CCTCAAGTTCATGAACCCCAAGCTCTTGAGAACCTCCAAGGGCAAGCGCCTCTTCATCCAGGAAGCCCAGATCGCCCGGCGCCTCCGCCACGAAAACATCGTGGCCGTGCACGACGTAAGCTGGACCAACGAGGGCATCCTCTATCTTTCCATGGAGTTCGCCGAAGGCCAGTCCCTCCGCACCTACCTCCGGAAACACCGCACCGAGCGCCGCTACATCGACGTGCGTCTTTGCGTAACCTATATCACCCAGATACTTCGGGCCCTCGAAAATGCCCACCGTACCGTGATCCATCGCGATATCAAGCCCGAAAACCTCATCCTCATGCCCGGCGAACGTATCAAGGTACTCGATTTCGGTCTGGCCAAGGCCGTGCAGGAGGAGTTCCTCAAGCACGACGCGGACGAAAAACAGCCCAACCAGGTCATCGGCACATTGGCCTACGCGGCCCCGGAGCAACGCCGCGGCATGACGGTCGATCCCCGAACCGATATATTCGCCGTGGGGCTGGTCTTCCACGAACTGCTGACCCTGCGTACACCCATGGACGAGCCCGTCACCGTGGAACGGGTCCGGGAGGACGTGGCCCCCTCACTCCTCATGGTGCTGAAAAAATCCCTCCACGAAGAAAAGGAGCATCGCTGGCAGAATGCCCGCGAGTTCCGCCGCGCCCTGGAGGGGGCCTTCAACGAGTCCTACCGGCGTCTGACCGAGCAGATTGAGGTCAATACCGAGCGGGGCGCCGTCTCCACCGAAAACATGGTGTTTATGGAAGGCGGCAACTTCATCATGGGCAACGATGCCTACCGGGAATCGGCCCCCGAGGCGGAAATCTACGTCGCCCCCTTCTGGATCGATGCCTACCCCGTGACCGTTAAACAATACCAGGCCTATCGCGAGGCCACCGGCGTGCCCGAGCCCAAATACTGGCGGGACCCGAACTACAACGGCCCCGATCAGCCCGTCATCGGCGTGACCTGGCAGGAAGCCCAGAAATATGCGGAATGGGCCGGAAAAAGGCTGCCGACGGAGGCCCAGTGGGAGTTTGCCGCCCGAGGCAAAGAAAACCGAAAGTATCCCTGGGGCAACCTTTCGCCCGACACCACCCGCTGCAACTATGCGGACTATCTGGGCATGCCCTCCATCGTGACCATGCACGAAGACGGTCGGACACCGGAAAACGTGTATGATCTGGCCGGAAACGTCATGGAATGGACCCTGGACCCGTTTATCCCCTACAAGAAAATCCGCCAGGAGCCCGACATCATCCTCGATGCGCCGCGCCGGGCCGTGCGCGGTGGCTGCTTCAACTCCTCGGCCGACGAACTCCTCACGAGCGTGCGCCGGGGTATCTTCCCCGAGTCGCAATTGACCACCGTGGGCTTCCGCTGCGTCTTGCCCGCCGGATAGGCGGGAGCCTCCAGATGATATTTTGATTTTCATCCCTTCCAGACGATAAGCTGTCCCGATTGTCCGGGCTGCAAGGCGCGACATGGTATCGAAAATCCTCCCCTTTTCCATCAACCCTAAGGAACACATGAATGAAAAACGCAATGCGCCTGGCCTCCCTGACCGCGGGAGCCGTCGTCATGACCCTGACGATGTCCGCGAACGCCGCTGAAGAAGCCGCCGCCGCGCCGGCCCCCAACCTCGAGTCCGAGATGTCCAAGGAAAGCTACGCCGTGGGCGCAAACATCGGCCGCAGCATCGCCGAGCCCGGTATCGAGCTGGACCTGGACGCCTTTCTGGCCGGTTTCAAGGCCGCCTATGCCAAACAGGAACTGGCCATGAGCGTGGAAGAGATCCAGGCCGCCATGATGTCGCTGCAGGGCAAGGCCCAAGCCGCGGGCCAGAAGAAAATGGAAGAAGCGGGCGCCACGGCCAAGGCCGAGGGTGAGGCGTACCTGGCCGAGAACGCGAAGAAAGAAGGCGTGAAGGTTACCGAGAGCGGCCTCCAGTACAAGGTCGTCACCGAAGGCACCGGCGCCATTCCCACGGCCGCCGACACCGTCAAGGTCCACTACACCGGCACCTTCACCAACGGCGAAAAGTTTGACAGCTCCGTCGACCGCGGCGAGCCCGCCATGTTTGGCGTGACGCAGGTCATCAAGGGCTGGACCGAAGCCCTTCAGATGATGAAGGTCGGTTCGAAGTGGCAGCTTGCCATCCCCTCCGATCTCGCCTACGGCCCCGGCCGCGGCTCCATCCCCCCGAACGCCGTGCTGCTGTTCGATGTCGAGCTGATCGATATCGTGAAGCCCGAGGCGGCCGCTGCCCAGCAGTAATCCAATCGCATGCCCCGAACGGCAGCCGCGGAATGCGCGGCTGCCGTTTTTTGTTCCCCTTGTGTACCCCGAAGCGGAGCCAGTCATGTTTGGAAAAGCCACGATCACCATCGCCCTGTCCTCCGTCGTGTGCGTGATTGCCGGCCCCGGCCTCGCCCACGTCGGGCTCCTGCCGCCCCTCGTCGGGCTGGCGCTCTTCGCCTTCAGTGGGTTGATGGGCATGGCGGCGATTATCGCCTCGGCTATCTCCGCGCTTCGATTTCGCGCGTGGTTTCCCTCCCTCGTGGGCATGCTCGGCTGTCTGCCCCTCATCGCCGTCGCCGCCGGCACCATCGATGGACTTCGCTACCCCCCCATCAATGATGTCGCCACCGATCTCGCCGATCCCCCGGCGCTGGTCCACGCCGCGACCCTCCCGGAACTGGCTGATCGGGATCTGACCTTTCCCGCCGGAAACGTGGAGGTGGTCGCCGCGCACTATCCGGAATTGAAACCCCTCCATCTCAAGGAGCCGGCCCTGCAGGTGCACCAGCGCGCGCGGGCCATCGCCGCCTCGAAACCATTCGGCTGGACCATCACGATGGAAAGCGAAAACTACGGCGGTTTCGAGGCCATCG
This window encodes:
- a CDS encoding FKBP-type peptidyl-prolyl cis-trans isomerase, which translates into the protein MKNAMRLASLTAGAVVMTLTMSANAAEEAAAAPAPNLESEMSKESYAVGANIGRSIAEPGIELDLDAFLAGFKAAYAKQELAMSVEEIQAAMMSLQGKAQAAGQKKMEEAGATAKAEGEAYLAENAKKEGVKVTESGLQYKVVTEGTGAIPTAADTVKVHYTGTFTNGEKFDSSVDRGEPAMFGVTQVIKGWTEALQMMKVGSKWQLAIPSDLAYGPGRGSIPPNAVLLFDVELIDIVKPEAAAAQQ
- a CDS encoding DUF1499 domain-containing protein — protein: MFGKATITIALSSVVCVIAGPGLAHVGLLPPLVGLALFAFSGLMGMAAIIASAISALRFRAWFPSLVGMLGCLPLIAVAAGTIDGLRYPPINDVATDLADPPALVHAATLPELADRDLTFPAGNVEVVAAHYPELKPLHLKEPALQVHQRARAIAASKPFGWTITMESENYGGFEAIAETRLFKWKDDVAVRIRPEGEGTCIVDVRSRSREGKGDLGANARRIRHFLEALQE
- a CDS encoding SUMF1/EgtB/PvdO family nonheme iron enzyme; the protein is MIQVTCAHCGLRIMVPPTVQGKQGLCFNCAQPLQIPSAGDINRHINLQYEQGDKIADRYVIEQHVGKGGMGVVYRAHDTLVDETVALKFMNPKLLRTSKGKRLFIQEAQIARRLRHENIVAVHDVSWTNEGILYLSMEFAEGQSLRTYLRKHRTERRYIDVRLCVTYITQILRALENAHRTVIHRDIKPENLILMPGERIKVLDFGLAKAVQEEFLKHDADEKQPNQVIGTLAYAAPEQRRGMTVDPRTDIFAVGLVFHELLTLRTPMDEPVTVERVREDVAPSLLMVLKKSLHEEKEHRWQNAREFRRALEGAFNESYRRLTEQIEVNTERGAVSTENMVFMEGGNFIMGNDAYRESAPEAEIYVAPFWIDAYPVTVKQYQAYREATGVPEPKYWRDPNYNGPDQPVIGVTWQEAQKYAEWAGKRLPTEAQWEFAARGKENRKYPWGNLSPDTTRCNYADYLGMPSIVTMHEDGRTPENVYDLAGNVMEWTLDPFIPYKKIRQEPDIILDAPRRAVRGGCFNSSADELLTSVRRGIFPESQLTTVGFRCVLPAG